In the genome of Myxococcus stipitatus, one region contains:
- a CDS encoding ABC transporter substrate-binding protein yields MVRTLVFTVVMGLAVWLVQGCQRSPGEGRGEPGVTRLVLKYQPLWGPPEPFRELLARFERENPGVTLVTEALPNSSDLAHQFFLTALGGGAEDFDVLIADVVWVPEFARAGWIADLSEAFPPERLRAEFLPGPVEAAVLEGRTYAVPWYLDVGVLYYRTDLVPGAPRTYAELERFALEARAKVPGLQGFVWQGRQYEGLSCNVYEALWGHGGRALGDSGRVLLDTEAGREALAYLRGLLTSGVSPETVMAFGEEESRRVFQEGRAVFMRNWPYAWAEAQKDGSPIRGKVGMAPLPTVEGEPGFGALGGYQLAVNAHVSPERKKLAARLIAHLTSHEANLVLAAHYARNPPRKAVYDDPRLKAQAPFIASLREMAERARSRPATPYYNLIADVLQSEFSAAVAGLRTPEAALQRAQRQVDHLTGEDR; encoded by the coding sequence ATGGTCCGGACGCTCGTGTTCACTGTCGTGATGGGGCTCGCGGTGTGGCTGGTGCAGGGCTGCCAGCGCTCGCCTGGAGAGGGACGGGGTGAGCCGGGCGTGACGCGGCTGGTGTTGAAGTATCAGCCGTTGTGGGGGCCGCCAGAGCCCTTCCGCGAGCTGCTCGCGCGCTTCGAGCGGGAGAACCCCGGGGTGACGCTCGTCACGGAGGCGCTGCCGAACTCCTCGGACCTGGCGCACCAGTTCTTCCTCACGGCGCTGGGCGGCGGGGCCGAGGACTTCGACGTGCTCATCGCGGACGTCGTGTGGGTGCCGGAGTTCGCGCGCGCGGGGTGGATTGCGGACCTGTCGGAGGCCTTCCCTCCCGAGCGGTTGAGGGCCGAGTTCCTGCCGGGCCCGGTGGAGGCCGCGGTGCTGGAGGGCCGCACGTACGCGGTGCCGTGGTACCTGGACGTGGGGGTGCTGTACTACCGGACGGACCTGGTGCCTGGGGCGCCGCGCACGTACGCGGAGCTGGAGCGCTTCGCGCTGGAGGCGCGGGCGAAGGTGCCTGGGCTGCAGGGCTTCGTGTGGCAGGGGCGGCAGTACGAGGGGCTGAGCTGCAATGTCTATGAAGCGCTGTGGGGGCACGGCGGGCGGGCGCTGGGTGACAGCGGGCGTGTGTTGTTGGACACGGAGGCCGGGCGCGAGGCACTCGCGTATCTGCGAGGTCTGCTGACGAGCGGTGTGTCGCCGGAGACGGTGATGGCGTTCGGGGAGGAGGAGTCTCGGCGCGTGTTCCAGGAGGGCCGTGCGGTGTTCATGCGCAACTGGCCCTATGCGTGGGCGGAGGCGCAGAAGGACGGCTCGCCGATTCGAGGCAAGGTGGGGATGGCGCCGCTGCCGACGGTGGAGGGGGAGCCTGGGTTCGGGGCGCTGGGGGGATACCAGCTCGCGGTGAATGCGCATGTGTCGCCGGAGCGGAAGAAGCTGGCGGCGCGGCTCATCGCGCATCTGACGTCGCACGAGGCGAACCTGGTGCTGGCGGCGCACTACGCGCGCAATCCGCCGCGGAAGGCTGTCTATGACGACCCGAGGTTGAAGGCGCAGGCGCCGTTCATCGCGAGCCTGCGGGAGATGGCGGAGCGGGCGCGCTCCCGGCCGGCGACGCCCTACTACAACCTCATCGCGGATGTGTTGCAGAGCGAGTTCTCCGCGGCGGTTGCGGGCTTGCGCACGCCCGAGGCCGCGCTCCAGCGGGCGCAGCGTCAGGTGGACCACCTCACGGGGGAGGACCGATGA
- a CDS encoding AHH domain-containing protein — MAFVSKGEMNTELAQKLSDIFKRSAERRYTAFDTRKEKKKKKEAAATGEHVDANTVPKGVLGKVHGYAQNGSDYLRAQNGRGVYREFGHKYLDEIRDLVRKTAEFPGGPPENFNPGARSPLGGKAGQKWPYAWEAHHMLPGSAFYYVTKKREVESPSFTYQQLRLILQSDYNINHGHNIINLPDESWAVPVHALIQHPGDHPQYTQLVMEEMRAISRDLQEVIDQGESHKALTEEVFRVLKQLEEDFWRYLVKLSRDLVEARTEGQEFIHPHVRYAPKEGTGTYEWGALY, encoded by the coding sequence ATGGCGTTCGTGTCCAAGGGAGAGATGAACACGGAGCTGGCGCAGAAGCTCTCCGACATCTTCAAGCGGAGTGCTGAGCGCAGGTACACCGCCTTCGATACGCGGAAGGAAAAGAAGAAGAAGAAAGAAGCCGCCGCGACGGGCGAGCATGTGGATGCCAACACAGTGCCGAAAGGCGTGTTGGGCAAGGTCCATGGGTACGCACAGAACGGGTCGGACTACCTTCGTGCCCAGAACGGCCGAGGTGTGTACCGCGAGTTCGGCCACAAGTACCTGGACGAGATTCGAGACCTGGTTCGGAAGACCGCGGAGTTTCCTGGTGGGCCCCCTGAGAACTTCAACCCGGGCGCGCGTTCACCCCTGGGAGGGAAGGCAGGTCAGAAGTGGCCCTATGCCTGGGAGGCACATCACATGCTCCCGGGGTCCGCTTTCTATTATGTGACCAAGAAGCGTGAAGTGGAGAGTCCGTCATTCACTTATCAACAGCTTCGGCTGATCCTCCAATCGGACTACAACATCAACCATGGTCACAACATCATCAATCTGCCGGATGAGTCATGGGCGGTGCCGGTTCATGCGCTCATTCAGCACCCAGGAGATCATCCTCAGTACACTCAGCTCGTCATGGAGGAGATGCGGGCCATCTCTAGAGACCTGCAGGAGGTCATCGATCAAGGCGAGTCCCACAAGGCTTTGACTGAAGAAGTTTTCAGGGTGTTGAAGCAACTCGAAGAGGATTTTTGGAGGTACCTAGTCAAGTTGAGCAGGGACTTGGTGGAGGCACGCACCGAGGGACAAGAATTCATCCATCCGCATGTGCGATATGCCCCGAAGGAGGGCACAGGCACATATGAATGGGGCGCGCTTTACTGA
- a CDS encoding imm11 family protein, with protein sequence MNYFVLKTQATSDGGLIELYPSKSPADYRFDRGESLIREFPRGASVGFSDNFPEARRLYDFQTNTLSALIVSGRVRKLLESLEITNAEYLPVAVKNHQDEVVAEDYAIVNLVGAEDAIDMDKGVYRMNALKKDQIGRINSLAIKESDIRPEAKMFRCTMMRRLILIREDVHEAFKREGLTGFKVYKAEGWDGLAL encoded by the coding sequence ATGAACTACTTCGTACTCAAGACGCAGGCGACTTCGGATGGGGGACTCATCGAGCTGTACCCATCCAAAAGTCCCGCGGATTACAGGTTTGATAGGGGGGAGAGTTTGATCCGGGAGTTTCCTCGCGGGGCATCCGTGGGATTCTCGGACAACTTCCCAGAGGCTCGCCGTCTCTATGACTTCCAAACCAACACGCTGAGCGCCTTGATTGTATCTGGTCGGGTGCGAAAACTGCTCGAGTCTCTGGAAATCACTAATGCGGAGTACCTGCCGGTTGCGGTGAAGAATCACCAGGATGAAGTCGTGGCGGAGGACTACGCCATCGTCAATCTGGTGGGGGCGGAAGACGCCATTGATATGGACAAAGGCGTCTACAGGATGAATGCTTTGAAGAAAGATCAGATTGGGCGAATCAACAGTCTAGCTATCAAGGAGTCGGACATTCGTCCGGAGGCCAAGATGTTTCGATGCACCATGATGCGCAGACTGATCCTCATCCGAGAGGACGTTCATGAGGCTTTCAAGAGGGAGGGCCTGACGGGCTTCAAGGTGTACAAGGCCGAAGGCTGGGATGGACTCGCGCTTTGA
- a CDS encoding DUF4150 domain-containing protein, with protein sequence MSADVGVNHLSVVTQDTNGKTIAFPDVCKTPSPAGPVPIPYPNIAQSSDTDKGTKKVKVNGKPVCIADSNFKTSTGDEAGTAGGGVASNKTKGKAEFVNYSFDVSFEGKGVARSFDLMLHNDKNTPPFPLLQAPVVAMGKRGEKGKCLVCEKDL encoded by the coding sequence GTGAGCGCGGACGTCGGAGTGAACCATCTGTCGGTCGTGACGCAGGACACGAATGGGAAGACCATCGCCTTCCCGGATGTGTGCAAGACGCCGAGCCCCGCAGGTCCCGTTCCCATCCCCTATCCGAACATCGCCCAGTCCTCGGACACGGATAAGGGGACCAAGAAGGTCAAGGTGAACGGCAAGCCCGTGTGCATCGCGGACTCGAACTTCAAGACGAGCACCGGGGATGAGGCGGGGACGGCCGGTGGCGGAGTGGCCTCCAACAAGACCAAGGGCAAGGCGGAGTTCGTCAACTACTCCTTCGATGTCAGCTTCGAGGGCAAGGGCGTGGCTCGCTCCTTCGACCTGATGCTGCACAACGACAAGAACACGCCACCGTTCCCGCTGCTCCAGGCGCCAGTGGTTGCCATGGGGAAGCGCGGAGAGAAGGGCAAGTGTCTGGTGTGCGAGAAGGATTTGTAG
- a CDS encoding carbohydrate ABC transporter permease, whose protein sequence is MKSRVGVGTALAVVAFLTFFLGPFLWQVLTSLWPDGELTRPWPSHLTLESYVSVLWGRPFLRVVVNSLVVAALTTAFCLVVGAAAAFALAKLEFRGKGVVLSAALAVSMFPPIATVSPLYLILRAVGLRDSLVGLALPYTTFALPLTLWVLTSFFKQLPDELYRAARVDGCTPFQAFRRVLLPLAAPGLATTAILVFIFSWNEFLYALTFLTTPEKRTVPVAISLFASEHREPWGEIAAASVVATLPLVVLTVLFQRRIVSGLTAGAVKE, encoded by the coding sequence ATGAAGTCACGCGTGGGAGTGGGGACGGCGCTGGCGGTGGTGGCGTTCCTGACGTTCTTCCTGGGGCCGTTCCTCTGGCAGGTGCTGACGAGCCTGTGGCCGGATGGGGAGCTGACCCGGCCGTGGCCCTCGCACCTGACGCTGGAGAGCTACGTGAGCGTGCTGTGGGGGCGGCCGTTCCTGCGCGTGGTGGTGAACTCGCTGGTGGTGGCGGCGCTGACGACGGCGTTCTGCCTGGTGGTGGGCGCGGCTGCGGCGTTCGCGCTGGCGAAGCTCGAGTTTCGAGGCAAGGGAGTGGTGTTGAGCGCGGCGCTGGCGGTGAGCATGTTCCCGCCGATTGCCACGGTGAGCCCGCTGTACCTCATCCTGCGCGCGGTGGGGCTGCGGGACTCGCTGGTGGGGCTGGCGTTGCCTTATACGACGTTCGCGCTGCCGTTGACGCTGTGGGTGCTGACGTCGTTCTTCAAGCAGCTCCCGGATGAGCTGTACCGCGCGGCGCGAGTGGATGGGTGCACGCCGTTCCAGGCGTTCCGGCGGGTGCTGTTGCCCTTGGCGGCACCGGGGTTGGCGACGACGGCCATCCTGGTGTTCATCTTCTCGTGGAACGAGTTCCTGTATGCGTTGACGTTCCTGACGACGCCGGAGAAGCGGACGGTGCCGGTGGCCATCAGCTTGTTCGCGAGCGAGCACCGGGAGCCGTGGGGAGAGATTGCCGCGGCCTCCGTGGTGGCCACGCTGCCCTTGGTGGTGCTGACGGTGCTGTTCCAGCGGAGGATTGTGTCTGGACTCACCGCGGGGGCGGTGAAGGAGTAG
- a CDS encoding imm11 family protein: MSYFVLKTQATADGGYIESYPRNSPADWRFDEGTSLIREFPRRAAIQFSDNYPDARRLYDFQTNILSAMIVSGRVRKILESLEITNAEYLPVAVKNHKGEVVAEDYAFVNLVGAEDAIDAEKSIYEMDSLAKDQIGWLKKLAIKESGIRPESKMFRCTMDRRLILIREDVLAAFQKEGLTGFAVYKAEGWDGFEI, encoded by the coding sequence GTGAGCTACTTCGTACTCAAGACACAGGCCACTGCGGACGGTGGCTACATTGAGTCGTACCCACGGAACAGTCCAGCCGACTGGCGTTTCGATGAGGGCACGAGCCTCATCCGGGAGTTTCCTCGCAGGGCTGCGATCCAGTTTTCGGACAACTACCCAGATGCTCGGCGACTCTACGACTTCCAGACAAACATCCTGAGCGCAATGATTGTTTCGGGGCGGGTTCGGAAGATCCTGGAGTCGCTGGAAATCACAAATGCGGAGTACTTGCCGGTGGCAGTGAAGAACCACAAGGGCGAAGTTGTGGCGGAGGATTATGCCTTCGTCAATCTCGTGGGCGCTGAGGATGCCATTGATGCGGAGAAAAGCATCTATGAAATGGACTCCCTGGCGAAGGACCAAATCGGATGGCTCAAGAAGTTGGCCATCAAGGAGTCTGGCATTCGCCCCGAGTCCAAAATGTTTCGATGCACCATGGATCGCAGGCTGATTCTCATTCGGGAAGACGTCCTTGCGGCCTTCCAGAAGGAAGGTCTGACAGGATTTGCGGTCTACAAGGCTGAAGGCTGGGATGGTTTCGAGATTTGA
- the tnpC gene encoding IS66 family transposase, translating into MTSLEAKMAALERRVFGKRTEKLPPVAQELKARQDSPEEERARAAAALRTRRARAARKADAAVEREVRHEVPAEDRHCPACGSEELNPLGEGRRTVVYEHVPAFFEKQVHVQEVLACTCGRGVVTAPAPPKVVDKGEYGPGLLAHVVVSKCADAMPLHRLAQRMERGGVPMSRSTLTDLFHQSASAVRPLSSYLLQRIASAEVVWADETPLRVLDVKKTRRGYLWTFLTQTPQSEWLIGYRFSLGRAGKTPKDVLGGTTGALVVDGYTGYNAVTLPEGRTRVGCWAHLRRRFFEALPTAPEAREAMDLILELYRVEAQARDAGLVGTAAHRALRQESSTRVLVRLRTWLEVQTPRHPPKSPLGQALSYATKQWEALTRFVEDPRLPLDNNRSEAALRKAALGRKNFLFVGHETAGENLAGLYALVATCEANGVNPEAYLADVLLRVQTHPNSRIAELLPHEWKRQQTTGPPESRFQPQP; encoded by the coding sequence ATGACTTCGCTGGAGGCGAAGATGGCGGCGTTGGAGCGCCGCGTCTTCGGCAAGAGGACGGAGAAGCTGCCGCCCGTGGCCCAGGAGCTGAAGGCCCGCCAAGACTCCCCAGAGGAAGAGCGGGCCCGGGCGGCAGCGGCCCTCCGGACGCGACGCGCACGAGCGGCCCGCAAGGCCGACGCCGCGGTGGAGCGTGAAGTCAGGCACGAAGTCCCCGCCGAAGACAGGCACTGCCCGGCCTGCGGCAGCGAGGAACTCAATCCCCTGGGGGAGGGGCGCCGGACGGTGGTGTACGAGCACGTGCCGGCCTTCTTCGAGAAGCAGGTGCACGTGCAAGAAGTGCTGGCGTGCACCTGCGGCCGAGGTGTCGTCACCGCGCCCGCGCCACCCAAGGTGGTGGACAAGGGCGAGTACGGCCCGGGTCTCCTGGCACACGTCGTCGTCTCCAAGTGCGCGGACGCCATGCCGCTGCACCGCCTGGCACAGCGGATGGAGCGGGGCGGAGTCCCCATGAGCCGCAGCACGCTGACGGACCTCTTCCACCAGTCGGCCTCGGCGGTGCGGCCTCTGTCCTCGTACCTCTTGCAGCGCATTGCCTCGGCCGAGGTGGTGTGGGCTGACGAGACGCCGCTGCGCGTGCTGGACGTGAAGAAGACGCGCCGAGGCTACCTCTGGACGTTTCTCACCCAGACGCCCCAGAGCGAGTGGCTCATCGGCTACCGCTTCAGCCTGGGCCGCGCGGGCAAGACGCCCAAGGACGTGCTGGGCGGCACCACGGGCGCGCTCGTGGTGGACGGGTACACCGGCTACAACGCGGTGACACTGCCGGAGGGCCGCACGCGCGTCGGCTGCTGGGCCCACCTGCGCCGTCGCTTCTTCGAGGCACTGCCCACCGCGCCTGAGGCCCGGGAGGCGATGGACCTCATCCTGGAGCTCTACCGGGTGGAGGCCCAGGCGCGGGACGCGGGCCTCGTGGGCACTGCGGCGCATCGCGCGTTGCGCCAGGAGTCCAGCACTCGCGTTCTCGTGCGTCTGCGCACGTGGCTCGAAGTCCAGACGCCGCGCCACCCGCCGAAGAGTCCGCTGGGGCAGGCTCTCTCCTACGCGACGAAGCAGTGGGAGGCGCTCACCCGCTTCGTCGAGGACCCGCGGCTGCCCTTGGACAACAACCGCTCGGAGGCGGCGTTGCGAAAGGCCGCACTCGGCCGCAAGAACTTCCTCTTCGTCGGACACGAAACCGCTGGCGAGAATCTCGCGGGTCTCTACGCGCTGGTCGCTACCTGCGAGGCCAACGGCGTCAACCCCGAGGCGTACCTGGCTGACGTCCTGCTCCGCGTCCAGACGCACCCGAACTCGCGCATCGCGGAGCTGTTGCCTCACGAGTGGAAGCGTCAGCAGACCACCGGTCCGCCCGAGTCACGCTTCCAGCCCCAGCCCTGA
- a CDS encoding sugar ABC transporter permease produces the protein MRPLEKQVEEPRVVEPVRTRGRRGSLERERRQAYWLVAPAVGVLAGVALYPILAAMWLSLHRFILVFGEKRFVGWGNYAYLLGDARFWSALGNTAYFTLVAVTVELLLAVPLALLLQRAFPGRGLLRAAVLVPWAIPTVVSARLWAWMFNPDSGLINRLLLGADINWLGAPGYALHAAILVDVWKTTPFVALLVLAGLQGIPEDLYRAARVDGASAWRTFRSITLPLLKPALLLALLFRSLDAFRVFDAIYVLTEGGPANTTETLSIYAYKTLMRSGDFGYGSTLAVATFVCVVVLAAVWLRLLGREETAR, from the coding sequence ATGAGGCCCTTGGAGAAGCAGGTCGAGGAGCCTCGGGTGGTGGAGCCCGTGCGAACGCGAGGCAGGCGCGGCTCGCTGGAGCGGGAGCGGAGGCAGGCCTACTGGCTGGTGGCGCCCGCGGTGGGCGTGCTGGCGGGCGTGGCGCTGTATCCGATTCTCGCGGCGATGTGGCTGAGCCTGCACCGCTTCATCCTGGTGTTTGGGGAGAAGCGCTTCGTGGGGTGGGGGAACTACGCGTACCTGTTGGGGGATGCGCGGTTCTGGTCGGCGCTTGGGAACACGGCGTACTTCACACTGGTGGCGGTGACGGTGGAGCTGTTGCTCGCGGTGCCGCTGGCGCTGTTGCTCCAGCGCGCGTTCCCGGGGCGAGGGTTGTTGCGAGCGGCGGTGCTGGTGCCGTGGGCGATACCCACGGTGGTCAGCGCGCGGCTGTGGGCGTGGATGTTCAATCCGGACTCGGGGCTCATCAACCGGTTGTTGTTGGGGGCGGACATCAACTGGCTGGGGGCGCCGGGGTATGCGCTGCACGCGGCCATCCTGGTGGACGTGTGGAAGACGACGCCCTTCGTCGCGCTCCTGGTGCTGGCGGGGCTGCAAGGGATTCCGGAGGACCTGTATCGGGCGGCAAGGGTGGATGGGGCTTCGGCGTGGCGGACGTTCCGCTCCATCACGTTGCCGTTGCTCAAGCCGGCGCTGTTGTTGGCGTTGCTGTTCCGGTCGCTGGATGCGTTCCGGGTGTTCGACGCCATCTATGTGCTGACGGAAGGGGGGCCCGCGAACACGACGGAGACGCTGAGCATCTACGCGTACAAGACGCTGATGCGCTCGGGGGACTTCGGGTACGGGAGCACGTTGGCGGTGGCCACGTTCGTCTGTGTGGTGGTGCTGGCGGCGGTGTGGCTGCGGCTGTTGGGGCGAGAGGAGACGGCGCGATGA
- a CDS encoding DUF2169 domain-containing protein, with protein sequence MGQPSTQNFTPFTFEPLYLADEELRPLLVPVVKATFDISPRGSLTLAEEQAPLKMTGRRWDEDDERSSDRYEPEVAFFKPATDVVLVGHAVASKPDTRELLVALRVGPVQKGVQVIGQRVWFKSMGGISMTKPLPFERIPLRYERAFGGWDRSHPDETRHQFEPRNPVGTGFRASGGRFEEGIRLPNLEEPAQRVKSWSDQPPPAGFGFISPHWAPRTDFAGTYDEKWASSRKPLLPKDFDRRFFSAASPGLVAPGYLKGNESVVVANTTPEGRLVFDLPGLPPPTVRVFRKNASDASLELRLDTVIIDTDAMRLFLLWRGLLVLEREPMEVEALEVECEGSERWGPRALDP encoded by the coding sequence ATGGGGCAGCCCTCCACGCAGAACTTCACGCCATTCACCTTCGAGCCGCTCTATCTGGCTGACGAGGAGCTGCGGCCGCTGCTCGTTCCGGTGGTGAAGGCCACCTTCGACATCAGCCCCCGAGGCTCGCTGACGCTGGCCGAGGAGCAGGCGCCACTCAAGATGACGGGTCGGCGCTGGGACGAGGACGACGAACGCTCGAGCGACCGGTATGAGCCGGAGGTGGCCTTCTTCAAGCCGGCCACGGACGTCGTCCTGGTGGGCCACGCTGTTGCCTCGAAGCCGGACACGCGAGAGCTGCTGGTCGCGCTGCGGGTCGGTCCCGTCCAGAAGGGTGTCCAGGTCATCGGGCAGCGGGTCTGGTTCAAGAGCATGGGGGGAATCTCCATGACGAAGCCCTTGCCCTTCGAGCGCATTCCCCTGCGCTACGAGCGCGCCTTCGGAGGTTGGGACCGCAGTCACCCGGATGAGACGCGGCACCAGTTCGAGCCGCGCAACCCGGTGGGTACCGGGTTTCGCGCATCGGGGGGACGTTTCGAGGAGGGAATCCGACTCCCCAACCTGGAGGAGCCGGCCCAGCGTGTGAAGAGCTGGAGTGACCAGCCTCCGCCCGCGGGCTTCGGGTTCATCAGCCCGCACTGGGCGCCGCGCACGGACTTCGCGGGTACGTATGACGAGAAGTGGGCGAGCAGCCGCAAGCCCCTGCTGCCGAAGGACTTCGACCGGAGGTTCTTCAGCGCGGCCTCGCCCGGGCTCGTGGCGCCGGGCTACCTGAAGGGGAATGAGTCCGTGGTGGTGGCCAACACCACGCCAGAGGGACGGTTGGTGTTCGACCTGCCGGGCCTGCCGCCGCCCACGGTGCGGGTGTTCCGGAAGAACGCCTCGGATGCGTCGCTGGAGCTGCGCCTGGACACCGTCATCATCGACACGGACGCGATGCGGCTGTTCCTGCTCTGGCGAGGGCTGTTGGTGCTGGAGCGGGAGCCGATGGAGGTGGAGGCGCTGGAGGTGGAGTGCGAGGGCTCCGAGCGCTGGGGGCCGCGAGCGCTCGACCCTTGA
- a CDS encoding DUF6484 domain-containing protein yields MSSREQEFSKQQGGVVEEERIREPRVGWVVAVGEGGAVQVDYPGNARGSLPARVSASLDGATLAAAAEQRQQALLMFENGDPTLPILLTLLAVPSATPHIDAVLEGTLSETPEQVVVDGERLVLRGHEEIVLECGRASLTLRRDGKVVLRGTDLVTVASGTQRIKGGKVQIN; encoded by the coding sequence ATGTCCAGCCGTGAGCAGGAGTTCTCGAAGCAGCAGGGCGGTGTCGTGGAGGAGGAGCGGATTCGAGAGCCTCGAGTGGGGTGGGTGGTCGCCGTGGGCGAAGGCGGCGCGGTGCAGGTGGACTACCCGGGGAATGCGCGGGGAAGTCTTCCGGCGCGAGTCTCCGCCTCCCTGGATGGAGCCACCCTGGCCGCCGCTGCCGAGCAGCGCCAGCAAGCGCTCCTGATGTTCGAGAACGGTGACCCGACGCTCCCCATCCTGCTCACGCTGTTGGCGGTGCCCAGCGCGACGCCGCACATCGATGCCGTGCTCGAGGGAACGCTCTCGGAGACACCCGAGCAGGTGGTGGTGGATGGAGAGCGGCTCGTCCTCCGCGGCCACGAGGAGATCGTGCTCGAGTGCGGCCGGGCGAGTCTGACGCTGCGTCGAGATGGGAAGGTGGTCCTGCGTGGAACGGACCTGGTGACCGTTGCCTCCGGCACTCAGCGCATCAAGGGGGGCAAGGTGCAGATCAACTGA
- a CDS encoding imm11 family protein, whose product MSYFVLRTQSTVDGGLIESYPPRSPADYRFDKGKSLRLEFPRGAAVQFSDNFPEARRLYDFQTNTLDALIVSGRVRKLLESLEVTNAEYLPVAVKNHQGDVVAEDYSIVNLVGAEDAIDMEKGVYRMNALRKDQIGRVKNLVLKESGIRPEAKMFRCT is encoded by the coding sequence ATGAGCTACTTCGTGCTCAGGACACAGTCCACTGTGGATGGTGGCCTCATTGAATCGTACCCTCCCAGGAGTCCTGCGGATTATCGCTTCGACAAAGGCAAGAGCCTGCGGCTGGAGTTCCCTCGTGGGGCGGCAGTGCAGTTCTCGGACAACTTCCCGGAGGCTCGACGCCTCTATGACTTCCAGACCAATACCCTTGATGCCTTGATTGTGTCGGGCCGAGTGCGGAAGTTGCTTGAGTCGCTGGAGGTCACCAATGCGGAGTACCTGCCGGTGGCCGTGAAGAACCACCAGGGTGATGTCGTGGCGGAGGACTACTCCATCGTCAATCTGGTGGGCGCGGAAGACGCCATTGATATGGAGAAAGGCGTCTACAGGATGAACGCTTTGCGGAAAGACCAGATTGGGCGGGTCAAGAACCTGGTCCTCAAGGAGTCGGGTATTCGCCCCGAGGCCAAGATGTTTCGATGCACGTAA